In Desulfoferula mesophila, the genomic window TGGGACGACGCCACCTTCGGCCTCAAGCACCGCAAGGACTTCGCCAAGATGGCCCTGGTGGGCGCGCCCAAATGGGTGCGCTGGTCCCTGGACGTGGGCAAGCACTTCATGTCCGGGGAGGTGCAAAGCTTCCCGCCCGAGCAGGCGCAGGAGGCCTGGGACTGGGTGAACGGCTGAGGCGCGGCCAAGAGCGCCAGGGCAAAAGTCGAAGGGGCCGGCGCAATGCCGGCCCCCACTCGTTCAACCGATGGCGTCTGTTAGACCACCTTCTTTACCGCCGCCAGCACCTCGTCGTAGTTGGGCTCCTCGCTCAGCTCCTTGACCCGCTGGATGTAGGTGATCTTGCCCTCGCGGTCCAAGACCAGAACCGCGCGGGCCAGCAGGCGCAACTCTTTGATGAGCAGGCCGTAGGCCATGCCAAAGGCGGCCTCGCGGTGGTCGGACAGGGTCTTCACCGCCTCCACCCCGGCCGCGCCGCACCAGCGCGCCTGGGCAAAGGGCAGGTCCATGCTCACCGTGAGGATGGCCACGT contains:
- the tpx gene encoding thiol peroxidase — translated: MSDNMQVTMHGNPLNLLGQEVAVGQAAPDVELLANDLSPVKISDYQGKVVILSVVPSLDTPTCDLQTRRFNSEAANLGDDVAILTVSMDLPFAQARWCGAAGVEAVKTLSDHREAAFGMAYGLLIKELRLLARAVLVLDREGKITYIQRVKELSEEPNYDEVLAAVKKVV